From a region of the Triticum aestivum cultivar Chinese Spring chromosome 7D, IWGSC CS RefSeq v2.1, whole genome shotgun sequence genome:
- the LOC123170659 gene encoding probable protein phosphatase 2C 37 — protein MVGTYRKIMEDKVSLRPSFFTWVDGSRMHFFAVFDGHGGPEVSALCRDHMHAILADELARAAADYRKESQQDEEAEDRAWKAALTRSFARADELGASGVPQGTIGGSTAMVALLVHGRIIVANCGDSRAVLCRAGRAVPLSQDHRVRYSASCVCRSISLLSLAGQILA, from the exons ATGGTGGGGACCTACCGGAAGATCATGGAGGACAAGGTGTCGCTGCGCCCGTCCTTCTTTACTTGGGTTGACGGCTCGCGCATGCACTTCTTCGCCGTCTTTGACGGCCACGGTGGCCCCGAG GTGTCTGCGCTGTGCAGGGACCATATGCACGCAATCCTGGCGGACGAGCTGGCCCGCGCGGCCGCAGACTACCGAAAAGAGAGCCAGCAGGACGAAGAGGCGGAGGATCGCGCCTGGAAGGCTGCACTGACGCGGAGCTTCGCACGGGCGGACGAGCTGGGGGCGTCGGGGGTGCCCCAGGGCACCATAGGTGGGTCCACGGCCATGGTGGCGCTCTTGGTCCATGGTCGCATCATCGTGGCCAACTGCGGCGACTCTCGCGCCGTGCTCTGCCGCGCCGGCCGCGCCGTCCCGCTCTCCCAGGACCACAGGGTGAGATATAGTGCGTCATGTGTATGTAGGAGTATTTCTCTCCTTTCGTTGGCTGGACAAATTTTAGCTTGA